Sequence from the Mycobacterium florentinum genome:
CCGTTGAGAAAGTCGGTCTCCACGTTGCCGGTCTGGCGGCTCAGCGATTGCCAGGTGGAATTGCTCGGTCCGGTATTCGATCCCGGCACCGGTCGTATCGTCGGTCCATCCGCCCGGGTGGCCGTCGAAACCTCGAACGAGATGAATTCGATTCCCGCTTGCCGCAACACGTTTTCGCCTTCGCGCCGCAGCGCGGCCACCAGCTCGTCAGCGGCATCGAGTGTGAGGGCGCCCACGGCGTTGCCGAGGTTGCTCAGCAACTTGTTGTACTTCCACGGGGCGACGTCGTCCGGCATGCGCACCCGGACCCCCGCCGTGGTCCAGGTCTCGGCGAGCCCCGCCAGCAGGTCGGCGTCCTCCTGCGTGCGCAGTGTGGCGGGCCACCGCGCGATGTGGAATTGGCCGACCACCGGCCAGGCCCGCACAACGACCTCGCCGGGTTGGAGGTGCACGGCCGGCAACCACACGCAGATCCCGAATACCCGCCGGAAGTAACGCAGCGTCTTCTCCTCCGCGGCAACGCCATTGAGTGCGGTCATGGCCGGCAGGCACTCACCCGCAGTTCCCATGACGCCGTCGGGACCATGGACGGGTTGGTCCACCCATTCCTGCAGTGCCGCATCGAGTTGCTGGGTCTTGGTCGCGACCACCAGGACGTCGCCACCGGTCAACCGAACATCGCCGGGTCGTGACGCCGTAGTGACCGCGGTCGTGAAGGTTCCGTCGGGCGTCTTCAGCGTGATGCCTTCGGCGGCCAGGACCTCCGCGTGCCGGCCGCGCGCAACCAGCACCAAGGGAATACCGGCGCGGGCGAGCACCCCGCCCACGGTGCCGCCGATAGCGCCGGCGCCGATGATCACGTATCGGCGGTCAATTCCTGCAGACAACCGGCCCACCTTCCGTCGGCTCCGGAGTTTTCCTGCGCGAGGTTACGTCGGCTCGCTGGGAGACGGGTGAGCACGCGAGAGCGGGCCTCCTCCGGAGGTTGCTGGTACCCCGCTACCAGCAACCCCTGAAGGAAGCCCGCTCTCTCTTTGCGATCCAGGTCTGTAGTCGTTTGACTACAGTGTAGTGTAGACATGTGACTACACAAAGCGCAAGCCCTGATACTGCGCAAGCCACTACCCCGACCGGCCGCGAAGAGGTGACCGCCGCGATCCTGGACAGCGCGGCGGAGATGTTCGCCGAACGCGGGCCGGGGGCGGCGTCCATTCGCGACATCGCGAGCAGGGCCCACGTCAATCACGGCCTGGTGTTTCGCCATTTCGGAACGAAGGAGAAGCTCGTCGCGGCCGTACTCGATCACTTGGCCGCCAAGCTGACCACGTTGACCGGCGGCGAGGCATCCCCTGCCGAGGTCGAGAGGGCCACCTCGATCCATTTGCGGGTCATCGCGCGTGCACTGCTCGACGGGTTTCCGGCGGGCAAACTGCAGTCCAGCTTCCCCGCCGCCGCCCGGCTGCTCGACGGGATCCGGCCCGAGCACGAGAGCGAAGAGAGCGCCAGGCTGGGAGCGTCACACGCGATCGCCCTGCTGTTGGGTTGGCAACTGTTCGAACCGTTCATCCGCTCGGCGACCGGACTCGATCTGGCCCGAGAGGAGCTGCGCGGATCGATGTTCGCCGAGATGGCGAGGCTTGCCGAGCCGCACTGAGGCCCGGGCCGCCGTCTTCTCGAGATTCGGAACCTACGGATGCTCGGTAGGCTGGGTGGGCGTCGAAGCCCCGAGGAGGCGCTGATGTTCCGCACCGTGTGGGCGAGTTGAAATGAGCCAGACGACGCCAGCCGTGACCGATCGTCTCGCGCGGCTGCCGCTACCGCCCGGCCCCCGAGTGCCCGGCGTGGTGCAGACCGCGCTGTTCTCCCATCGAGACCGCATCACTCCGTGGTTGCGTAAGCACTACGGCGATGTCGTCGCGGTCTCCGTACTGGGCCGGCCGTCGGTCCTGGTGTGCAGTCCCGAGCTCACCCGGTCCGTGCTGAGCGGCGAGCCGACGACCTTCCATGCGGGCGAAGGAAGAATTCAAGGCATACGCAACGTGATGGGTGAGCGATCCGTGGTCACCACCGACGAGGCTGAGCACCAACGGCTTCGCAAATTGCTGGTGCCCCCCTTCAACGGCGCCGCGCTGCGCGGGTACCGGGACATGATGAACGAGCTCGCCGCCAAAGAGGTGAGCCGCTGGCCGGTCGGCACGCCGTTCGCCGGGCAGCCGCGGATGAATGCGGTGACCCTGGAGATGATGTTGCGCGTCGTCTTGGGCCTGCAGGAGGGACCGCAGCTCGACGCGTTGCGGGTCCCATTCTCGCGACTCGTTTCGGCATCCATGGCGGTATACGCCGGCGAAGTGGTGCCGCCGTTGCAGCGGTTCGGGCCCTGGAAGCGATTCCGTCAGCTGCGCGAGCGCATCGACGACGCGCTCTACGCGGAGGTGCGCGAGCGCCGCAGCGCGGGAAATACCGCCGACCGCGGCGATGTGTTATCTCAATTGATCGCCACGCAAGTAGACGGCGACCGGCTCTCCGATGTCGAGCTGCGCGACCAAATGGTCACCCTGCTGCTGGCCGGCCACGAAACCACCGCCATCACACTCGCCTGGACGCTGCACGACCTGGCGCACGATCAAGCGTTGCAGGACAAGGCGATTGCCGCCGTCGACACCGGAGACGACAAATACTTCGAAGCCGTCATCAAAGAGTCGATGCGGCTACATCCGGTGTTCTACGCCGTCGCACGACGCCTCACCCACGATGTCGAGCTGGGTGGCTACCGTGTCCCGGCCGGCCACACCGTGTTCGCGGGCATCGGCCCCGTTCAGTCCGATCCCGGGCAGCACGCCGATCCGTCCGTCTTTCGACCCGAACGTTTTCTCGACGGCTCGGCCACGGCCACCAACTGGCTGCCCTTCGGCGCCGGGGTACGCCGTTGTCTCGGTGGGGGATTCGCGATGATGGAGTCCACCGCGATCCTTCGTGAGGTCCTGCTCAACTACCGCCTCGCGCCCGCGCGCAACCGGCCCGAGAAAGCCCGCGCCCGTCACGTCGTCTACATCCCGTCCCACGGCGCCCGCATCATCGCCCACAGACGCACGAAATAGGTTGTCAGAGCATTGAATTGATCATCGCTCCGCCGTCGTTGTCGACCTGAGTGGTCGCACTGTCGTCCTGCCTGAAGTTGACGAAGGCCGTCTGCCGAGTCGAGGTGTTCAGCAGCTCGTTGAACGTGCCGATGACGGGGATCGGTCCCTGCGGGCCCAAGACGTCCGCGGTGTAGTTCATGAACGTCTCCTGCTGAAAGTTGGCTCCCTGCACCGTTCTCGTGATGGGCGCGCTCAAGTCCTTGACGTTGATCAGGCCCGCCGCCGGAGTTCCGGTCAACTGGTTGATATCGGCCTGCAGCATGCCGACGAGATCGGCTCCGCTGGCGGGTTTGACCGCGACCTGCAACTGCGCGCTGGAGTTTGGGTTGGACAGCGCCACCCAGTTGGGGCCGCGGTCGGCCATCGTCCAGCCCGGCGCTGGCGTAATCGAGACGCCACCGGCGATGGTGACCGAGTCGGCCGAGGCCAGCGCGTGCGGCGGTCGGTTGATGTTGGCGATCAGAACGATCGCGGAGGCCGCGACACCGGCGATCGCGAGCGACCGCCGGTGGTGTCCGAACCGTGCCCCAGTTGTCGACCAGGTGGTCATGCTCGTACTCCTCCTGCCGTTGAGCGGGCCAGTGGTTACTTTGCCCATCGGCTTCTAGAGTCGCCCGACGTGGTAGGACTTGTCCAACATCGGGTTGCTATGGCCCGATACATGCCGCTTATGAAGCCTGCGCCGGCAGGAATTGGTTGTCGCGGAATTCGTTAGCGCGACCGGGTGCGGCTAGGCGGCCGCCGCGTTCGCCGAGACGGGAGTCACCTCGGAGTGCACGTGGCCGCAGGTCCCACAACGCACCTCGTACTCGAGCTTGTTGTCGCCGATTTCCAGGAACCGATACTCGGCGAACGCTGCGCATCGCGGGCACCGCGCGCGACCGTGCTCTATCGTCGTCATCGCGGGCTCCGTTCACGACTGCGGTTTCGTGAAAATACCCGGCTGAACCCAGGTCAAACCTGCTGGTTCACAACTAATAGAGACGATATGCGTGACGCGATAAATCGAATCCGTGCTGCGTCTTGGTGTTCCGGCATTGCATTCCCGCCGCGGTGTTGGTGCACGACATCGGGCCGACGGTCTGGGTGCTACCGACGGCGAGCATCGGGCCGTCGCCGAACGCGCTGTCGATGTGGCAGGCAAACTGCCCCGGCTGGTCTTGGTTGACGACGAGCGCGTTGCCCCAATTCAACGGGCAGTCGGCCGGCTTGGGCGGCGGCGTGAAGCTGTACTCCTTGATGTCGCAGCGTGCCTGGAAGTCGTAGACCTCGCAGCCGATGTTGCCGCCCGGCACCGCAATAAAGCCCGGGTCGGCCGATGCCGGCGGCGCGACGAGGCCGAGGCCGGCGACTGCTACCGTCGCGGCGACTATGCGTTTCATGCGGCGGACGTTACCGCGCGGGCGGGCACTTCCGCTGGCGAAATCGCATTGACCTATTTGAACACATATCGTTAATGTGTTCACGTGCCCGTCGATGCCGCGCGAGACACCAGACCGGTGCCGAACGCGTTGTTGACCGCCGCCTCCGACACGCTGCGCCAGCTCGGACCCCGAAGGTTCTCCTTGACGGCGGTGGCCGAAGCCGCCGGCGTATCGCGTGGCACCGTCCACAATTTGTTGGGCACCCGCGACAGCGCGATTGCCACCGCTCTCAACCAGCTGGCCGCGGGGTTCATCGACACCATGGCCGTCGAGGTCGCCAAGGAAGCCACCCTGGCCGACCAAGCGGCGGCAGTCGCGGTGTTGATTTGTGCGCATCGTCAACGCTCGCAGTCGATGTCGCGGGGCCTGGATCGCAGCATCCTGGTCTTGCTGCTGGACCACGGCGGCGACGAGTTGGTGCGCCGCGCGATCGAGTTGTGGAAGCCCTTGGTCAAAGCCGCCCAGCGCAACGGAGAGGTCGGCCCGACGGTCGACGCCGCGCGCGCTAGTGAATGGATCGTGCGAATGCTGTTCAGTTTCGAGCTGGTGCCCCCGATCGCGGTCAACCTCGACAATCCCCGTGCCGTGCGCCGCTACGTCGGCGATCACATCGTCGCCGGTCTGACCGGAGCCGACCGTGGCTGAACCCGACTACGAAGTGGCGATCGTCGGCGCCGGGCCGGGAGGCATCGCCGCCGCTTCAAGCTGTACAAGCACCAGCGCATGAACTTTCACACCCAACCCGACATCGCGCCGCGGCCGGCGCCGCAAGCAGAGGAGCTATCGGCATGACCGACACCGCCACCCCGTTAGCGGGGAAAGTCGCCTACGTGACGGGAGCCGCCCGCGGACAGGGCCGCTCACACTGCATCCGGCTGGCCCGGGCCGGCGCCGACATCGTCGCGATCGACGCGTGCGCGCCGGTTGCCGAACACAACGGCTATCCCCCGGCAACGCCCGAAGACCTCGCCGAGACGGTCGGCCTGGTCGAGAGCGAGGGCCGCAAGATCGTCGCCGATGAGGTCGACGTCCGCGACCTGGCCGGCCAGCAGCGGGTGGTGTCGAACGCGATCGAACAGTTCGGGCGCCTCGACATCGTCGTGGCCAATGCCGGCGTGCTGAATTGGGGCCGGGTGTGGGAGATTTCGCCCCAGCAGTGGCAGGAGACGCTCGATACCAACCTCACCGGGCTGTGGAACACCATGAAATCGGTGGTGCCGGTGATGATCGACGCCGGCCATGGCGGCTCGATCATCAACATCAGCTCGGCGGCGGGAATCAAAGCCGTTCCGGGCTGCGGGCATTACTGCGCAACCAAATTCGGAGTCGTCGGCCTCACCAACTCGTTGGCGGTTGAACTCGGCGAATTCGGTATCCGCGTCAACTCGGTGCACCCCTACGGCACCGACACCCCGATGGGTAACGACCTGTCGATGTACCAGGTCTTTCAGGACCACCCGAATTACATCCACAGTTTCTCGCCGGGCGCGCTGCCGACCGAATCGCTGGCCGCTCCCGACCTGATCTCCGACATCGTCGTGTGGCTGGCCAGCGACGCGTCCTCGTTGGTCACCGCCGCCCAAATCCCGGCCGACAAGGGCTATCTCAAGATCTGAGCGCCGGGCGTCAGCGTCGTTGGTTGCGAACGCTGGTGGCGGAATCGCTCTGGGGGCGATCGGAGAAAGTGGGCATCTGCACCGGTTCCGAATCGTCACCCGTGTGGGAGACGACCTCGGGCTCGGTGCGATGTGAAAACAAATCCGATGAATTCATCGAGCGGGGTCCTTAGTTTGGTTCGGCTTCAGCACAACGTTGGTGTGTCGAGCGAAGGTCGATCGATTCGTGAGCTGCGCATCTACACACAAAGTACGGCTACGGTGCCAACGGCAATACGAACGACTTACCACCAATCTACACGCGAGCGCGTCAGGAAAGACATCGCCCCCGGCGATTGCTCCGACATTTGCCTCAACGTGCTGTGGGCTGGCGGGAGACCACCCACCAGCCCACAAGAAGAACAGCTCACACTTAGACGGCGGTTACCCCGACTGCCTGCGGACCCTTGGCCCCCTGCTCGATGTTGAACTCAACTCGCTGGTTTTCCTCGAGCGACTTGTAGCCGTTTCCCTGGATTTCTGAGTAGTGGACAAACACATCTGCTGCGCCGCCATCCGGAGCGATAAAACCGAAGCCTTTTTCGCTGTTAAACCATTTCACAGTTCCCTGTGTCATACCTTCAACTTCTCTCATTCTGAATGGATGCCGACAGGCATCCCGGGTCACAGTAGCATGCGCGGCACGAAAGAGTTGTCTTCGACTGTGATAGAACGCCTTTCATCCACGGGCGCGGGATGTGCGACGAGCTACTTAGTGCTGAAAAGTGGTTTACCGCAGAGAGTTTGGAAAGTATCGACCCAAGACCGCGAGGAGCTTGGCCGTGGATATGGTTGTGCTGTAGTCGATTTAATCAGCTCTGACTCAGCACCGGCCTGAGGTCGTCGAGGCGGTCGAACAGGTGCCAGACGTATCCCGACGATCCGTTCTCGCGGTGCGGATGTAGGTCCGCGAGTTCCGGGTCGTTGCAGTAGCTGTCAAAGGCCTCCCGCGATTCCCACTCCACGAGGATCAGCACCTGGCGCGGCTCGATGTCGCCGAGCATCGCGTGCTGGAAACTGCCGAGCGCGACGACGCGGCCGCCGTGCCGGGCCACTTCGGCGGGCGAACGTCGTGAGTAAGCGCGGTACTCGTCGGCATCGGCAATATCGAAGAGATTCAAGGCATAAACGCTCATGGCGCCGACGTTACGTGCGACCGCTCGCCGCCTCTACGCCAGGCTGACCAGTTGTTCGACGGAGTCCTTGGGCAGCTCGCCGTCGACAATCGCCGTGACGGTCATGTTCTGCAGGGTGATGGCGCCGCCATGGTTGTCCAGGAACGCGGTGTCGGCGGCGTCGCGTCCGGTCGCGATGCGGACCATGGACTGCCGGGGGGCCAGGCAGGTGGCATCGACGACTCGCCACACACCGTCGATCAGCGCCTCGGCCACGGCATGAAAATCCATCGGGTGGCATCCGGGCGCGTACACGGCCACCAATCGGGCCGGGACATAGACGGCGCGCAGCAGCGCGATCACCAGATGGGCATAGTCGCGGCACACGCCCGCACCCGCAAGCAAGGTATCGGCCGCCCCGTCGATCGGATCGCTGGACCCGGGGACATAGCTCAGTCGGGTACCGACCCACGAAGAGACTTTCTCGAGCAACGTCACCGACGTGGCGTACTGCTGGAATTCGGTAGCGGCGAATCCGAAGAACTTGTCGGCTTCGGCGTATCTACTGGGACGCAGATACTTGATGGCGTCGATATCGCTGATCGGCTCGGGGTCCGCCTGGCCGGCGACCGTCGCCGAATACGACAAGGTGACTATTCCCTTGTCGGCCTCCACGACGTGGATACGCGACAGATGCGCACCGATGATTTCGCGCGGTTCAACAACCTCGCCGTTGTGTGTGATCGTGAGCGATTCGCTCACATCGATACCCGGCTGACGGCTGACCGCGATCTGGAAGTCCAGCACCGTCGGTTCGGTGACCTCGAGTTCGATTTCCGCGCCCACGCTGCGGCTCGGGCCGGTCGTGTTGCCGTCTTGCGTCGCGCCGCGGCGTCTCCATGCAGGCATGCGATCAAGCCCTTTCGTCTAGGCCAGTCGAATCCCGCGCGCTGCTTGGCAGGGCTTCCGTTTAAGCACTTTCTACCGCACAACCAATTTGGCCGCGCGCCGACGCCAAGTTCGGTCGATGAGGTGGTCAGACACCCAGTCTGGCGGACAGACGATTAAGGCAGCTGCACTTCGGCAGCCACGTACGGCCGTCAACCACGTTCGCGCTGCGACCGTACCGCTGCCGTTGGCATCTCTATGACTGAATATTCAACCACAACAACGACTTTGGCTATGCCGTTGCGATTCGCCCTAGCACGTCTACATACCGGCCTTGCTGGCCAGATCGATCGCGTACTGATTGACGAAGGTGCCCGCCGGTGGATCACCCTTGCCGCACGATCCGTCGGATTCGCCGGGACGCTTGATCCACAAGTAGGCATCGGCGTGCGCGCCCGCGGTCGACGCGGTGGGCGCAGCGCCCAGCGCCCGGCCGCTGGGGTTGCACCAGTTGAGTTCGGCGTCGGGCGCCGGTCCGGCACCGTTGCGTGACGTGTCGATCACGTAGTGCGCACCGTTCGTGAGCCCCGAAATCGCCTCGCCGTAACCGATTTCGTCCTCGGTGGTGAAGAAGTTCGCGGTGTTGACGCTGAAACCCCGGGCGTGGCCGACGCCGGCCTGGTTGAGTCGGCCGGCCATGTCCTCGGCACTGTGCCAGCGCAGGTGCCCCGCATCGACATAGACGGCCGCGTTCGGATCCCGGGTCAGCGTGTCGACGGCGTAGCGGATCAGGTCGAATCGTTCCTGCCGCGAATCACCCGACAGACAATCGGCCATCGCGAGCGCGTCGGGTTCGACGACGATGGCCACGCGCGAGGCACCTATGCCGGCGGCGATGCCGTCGATCCAGCCTCGGTAGTCGGCGCCCGACCCGAGACCGCCGGCAGCGAAGCTGCCACAGTCGCGGTGCGGGATTCCATAGATCGACAGCACCGGGATGGCACCGGCGGCATTCGCGTCGCCGACGTACTTTCCGACCGTGCCCGCCGAACCGCCCGGGACGATCCAGTACGCCTGCGGGGTGTTGGCGATGGCGGTCAATTGGGGACTCGGCGGATCGGCGCTTTGGGCGGCACGCATGGCCGCCGAGCCGGGATTGACGTAGAACGGCGCTCCGGCCAGCGGGTTCCCGTCGCTGGCCAGGCGTACCGCCGGGCCAGGACCAGCCTGCAGCCGGTCGGCCGCAATACCCGCGCAGGCAACGACCGCAACGGTCAGGAGGGGACCAATCAACCGAGCAAGAGCCCGAACAGCTGACGACATCACACCAGGGAAATTAGTGCGTCACGGCATGATGCGCGCAACTGCCCCGTGATTCGACGGGCTCAGCCCCACCAGAACGCCGCGGCGATGATCCCGTAGAGGACGACGAGGGTGGCGCCTTCGAGCCACGTCGACTCACCGTCGAATGAGATGAACGCGGTGAGCACGACTGCGAGCAGCAGCACCACCACCAACATCGGGCTGAACACCAGCGTCAGCCCGGCCATGCCGGTCACCTGCGAGATGAGCACCAGCAGCGGCCCCAGCACCAGCGAGATCTGAAGCGGCGAATTGAGGACGACCGAGAATCCGTACGCGGACTGCCCCCTCGCGGCGAGCTGGATGCCGACGAAGTTCTCCACCGCGTTGCCGGCGATCGCCACCACGACCAGCCCGGCGAACACCTCGGAGATGTTGAGCGCGTGCATGGCCGGTTGCAGCGCGTCGACAAACCACTCCGACACGAAGGCGGCGAGGATGCCGGCGGCGGCCAGCAAGCCGACCGCGAGCCAGACCGGCCAGCGCGGGTGCTCGTGGAAATCCGCGGACTGCGCCTCGTCGTCCTCGCGGCGCAGCGAGGCCGGCAGGGACAGAGCGAACAGGCCGAGCAGCAGCACCGAAACGACGATCGACAACGCATCCTCGTGGTGCGACGCCGGGGTGTGGATCCAGTAGGCCACCGACGGGATCGACATCGCCGTGACCGACAACAGCATCAGCACCGTCACGGTGCGTGCGCGGTTTGAGCCAAGTTGCTGAGTGCCGTGACGCAGTCCGCCGGCCACGAACGCAAGTCCCAGCACCAACAGGAGGTTGGCCAAGATGGACCCGACCAGGGCGGCGCGGACGACGTCGACCAGGCCGTGCCGAAGGCTGAAGATGCAGATGAACAGCTCGGGGAGGTTGCCGAGCGCTGACTGGAGCACGCCGGTGGCGCCGGCTCCGAAGCGGTCGCCCAGCTGATCCACGCTGTGGCCGACGACCGCCGCGAGAATGCCGACCGCTGCGGCGGCGATAAGGAACGTGAGCACCGAGTTCCAGCCGCCGAAGTGGGCGAATCCGGCGCAAACCGTCAACGCCACCGAGAGGAGCAGCAAGATTCGGTCGGACCGGATCAGTACGGGCGTGGCGGCGGCCGACATGGGCCCAACCTTAATGGGTCGTGGCACCGCGCGTCGTGCCGCAACATTGACCATCAGTCGGATCCGACAACAATGGGGACTGCGTGCTCCCCCGCTGATTAGTCGCGGCGCCGAAGCCGCGACAACCCAAGACGAGTAGTCGACTACTCGTGCGCAAGCGCGGTCCTCGGAAATAGCGTCGTCAATACCGGTACGAACAACGCCCTCAGCTCTGGACGGCGGAGCCACCGAGAATCGCGTGTTTCGCGATGGTGC
This genomic interval carries:
- a CDS encoding calcium/proton exchanger, coding for MSAAATPVLIRSDRILLLLSVALTVCAGFAHFGGWNSVLTFLIAAAAVGILAAVVGHSVDQLGDRFGAGATGVLQSALGNLPELFICIFSLRHGLVDVVRAALVGSILANLLLVLGLAFVAGGLRHGTQQLGSNRARTVTVLMLLSVTAMSIPSVAYWIHTPASHHEDALSIVVSVLLLGLFALSLPASLRREDDEAQSADFHEHPRWPVWLAVGLLAAAGILAAFVSEWFVDALQPAMHALNISEVFAGLVVVAIAGNAVENFVGIQLAARGQSAYGFSVVLNSPLQISLVLGPLLVLISQVTGMAGLTLVFSPMLVVVLLLAVVLTAFISFDGESTWLEGATLVVLYGIIAAAFWWG
- a CDS encoding ketopantoate reductase family protein, translating into MSAGIDRRYVIIGAGAIGGTVGGVLARAGIPLVLVARGRHAEVLAAEGITLKTPDGTFTTAVTTASRPGDVRLTGGDVLVVATKTQQLDAALQEWVDQPVHGPDGVMGTAGECLPAMTALNGVAAEEKTLRYFRRVFGICVWLPAVHLQPGEVVVRAWPVVGQFHIARWPATLRTQEDADLLAGLAETWTTAGVRVRMPDDVAPWKYNKLLSNLGNAVGALTLDAADELVAALRREGENVLRQAGIEFISFEVSTATRADGPTIRPVPGSNTGPSNSTWQSLSRQTGNVETDFLNGEIVRIAHRHGIEAPLNTALARAARAAVLKDQGPGRYSAEQLAQLMGVDATA
- a CDS encoding TetR/AcrR family transcriptional regulator, encoding MTTQSASPDTAQATTPTGREEVTAAILDSAAEMFAERGPGAASIRDIASRAHVNHGLVFRHFGTKEKLVAAVLDHLAAKLTTLTGGEASPAEVERATSIHLRVIARALLDGFPAGKLQSSFPAAARLLDGIRPEHESEESARLGASHAIALLLGWQLFEPFIRSATGLDLAREELRGSMFAEMARLAEPH
- a CDS encoding mycofactocin-coupled SDR family oxidoreductase, yielding MTDTATPLAGKVAYVTGAARGQGRSHCIRLARAGADIVAIDACAPVAEHNGYPPATPEDLAETVGLVESEGRKIVADEVDVRDLAGQQRVVSNAIEQFGRLDIVVANAGVLNWGRVWEISPQQWQETLDTNLTGLWNTMKSVVPVMIDAGHGGSIINISSAAGIKAVPGCGHYCATKFGVVGLTNSLAVELGEFGIRVNSVHPYGTDTPMGNDLSMYQVFQDHPNYIHSFSPGALPTESLAAPDLISDIVVWLASDASSLVTAAQIPADKGYLKI
- a CDS encoding transglutaminase-like domain-containing protein: MPAWRRRGATQDGNTTGPSRSVGAEIELEVTEPTVLDFQIAVSRQPGIDVSESLTITHNGEVVEPREIIGAHLSRIHVVEADKGIVTLSYSATVAGQADPEPISDIDAIKYLRPSRYAEADKFFGFAATEFQQYATSVTLLEKVSSWVGTRLSYVPGSSDPIDGAADTLLAGAGVCRDYAHLVIALLRAVYVPARLVAVYAPGCHPMDFHAVAEALIDGVWRVVDATCLAPRQSMVRIATGRDAADTAFLDNHGGAITLQNMTVTAIVDGELPKDSVEQLVSLA
- a CDS encoding DUF1330 domain-containing protein; protein product: MSVYALNLFDIADADEYRAYSRRSPAEVARHGGRVVALGSFQHAMLGDIEPRQVLILVEWESREAFDSYCNDPELADLHPHRENGSSGYVWHLFDRLDDLRPVLSQS
- a CDS encoding DUF6636 domain-containing protein; amino-acid sequence: MKRIVAATVAVAGLGLVAPPASADPGFIAVPGGNIGCEVYDFQARCDIKEYSFTPPPKPADCPLNWGNALVVNQDQPGQFACHIDSAFGDGPMLAVGSTQTVGPMSCTNTAAGMQCRNTKTQHGFDLSRHAYRLY
- a CDS encoding cold-shock protein, with the translated sequence MTQGTVKWFNSEKGFGFIAPDGGAADVFVHYSEIQGNGYKSLEENQRVEFNIEQGAKGPQAVGVTAV
- a CDS encoding TetR/AcrR family transcriptional regulator: MPVDAARDTRPVPNALLTAASDTLRQLGPRRFSLTAVAEAAGVSRGTVHNLLGTRDSAIATALNQLAAGFIDTMAVEVAKEATLADQAAAVAVLICAHRQRSQSMSRGLDRSILVLLLDHGGDELVRRAIELWKPLVKAAQRNGEVGPTVDAARASEWIVRMLFSFELVPPIAVNLDNPRAVRRYVGDHIVAGLTGADRG
- a CDS encoding cytochrome P450, with amino-acid sequence MTDRLARLPLPPGPRVPGVVQTALFSHRDRITPWLRKHYGDVVAVSVLGRPSVLVCSPELTRSVLSGEPTTFHAGEGRIQGIRNVMGERSVVTTDEAEHQRLRKLLVPPFNGAALRGYRDMMNELAAKEVSRWPVGTPFAGQPRMNAVTLEMMLRVVLGLQEGPQLDALRVPFSRLVSASMAVYAGEVVPPLQRFGPWKRFRQLRERIDDALYAEVRERRSAGNTADRGDVLSQLIATQVDGDRLSDVELRDQMVTLLLAGHETTAITLAWTLHDLAHDQALQDKAIAAVDTGDDKYFEAVIKESMRLHPVFYAVARRLTHDVELGGYRVPAGHTVFAGIGPVQSDPGQHADPSVFRPERFLDGSATATNWLPFGAGVRRCLGGGFAMMESTAILREVLLNYRLAPARNRPEKARARHVVYIPSHGARIIAHRRTK
- a CDS encoding glycoside hydrolase family 6 protein, with protein sequence MSSAVRALARLIGPLLTVAVVACAGIAADRLQAGPGPAVRLASDGNPLAGAPFYVNPGSAAMRAAQSADPPSPQLTAIANTPQAYWIVPGGSAGTVGKYVGDANAAGAIPVLSIYGIPHRDCGSFAAGGLGSGADYRGWIDGIAAGIGASRVAIVVEPDALAMADCLSGDSRQERFDLIRYAVDTLTRDPNAAVYVDAGHLRWHSAEDMAGRLNQAGVGHARGFSVNTANFFTTEDEIGYGEAISGLTNGAHYVIDTSRNGAGPAPDAELNWCNPSGRALGAAPTASTAGAHADAYLWIKRPGESDGSCGKGDPPAGTFVNQYAIDLASKAGM